The sequence below is a genomic window from Corynebacterium afermentans subsp. afermentans.
ATCGCCGGCACGATGGACTTCGACTTCGAGACCCAGCCGCTGGGCCAGGACGCCGACGGCAACGACGTCTTCCTCAAGGACGTTTGGCCGTCCACCGAGGAGATCGAAGAGACCATCGCTGGCACCATTTCCCGCGAGATGTACGAGGCCGACTACGCCGACGTGTTCAAGGGCGACGAGCAGTGGCAGGGTCTGGACATCCCGACCGGCAAGACCTTCGACTGGAACGAGGACTCCACCTACATCCGCAAGGCACCGTACTTCGACGGTATGCCGGATGAGCCGGAGGCAGTCGAGGACATCGAGGGCGCACGCGTGCTGGCGAAGCTGGGCGACTCGGTGACCACCGACCACATCTCGCCGGCTTCCTCCATCAAGCCGGGCACCCCGGCCGCGAACTACCTGGACGCCAACGGTGTTGAGCGCAAGGACTACAACTCCTTCGGCTCCCGCCGCGGCAACCACGAGGTCATGGTCCGCGGTACCTTCGCGAACATCCGCCTGCGCAACCAGCTGGTGGACGAGCAGGGCGGCTACACCCGCGACTTCACGCAGGAGGGCGCACCGCAGGCGTACATTTACGACGCCGCGATGAACTACGCCGAGAAGGACATCCCGCTGGTGGTCATCGCCGGCAAGGAGTACGGCACCGGTTCCTCCCGCGACTGGGCGGCGAAGGGCACCAACCTGCTGGGTGTGAAGGCCGTCATCGCCGAGTCCTTCGAGCGCATCCACCGCTCGAACCTCATCGGCATGGGCGTGCTGCCGCTGCAGTTCCCGGAGGGCGAGTCCCACGAGTCTCTCGGCCTGGACGGCACCGAGACGTTCACCCTGACGGGCGTCACCGAGTTCAACAACGGTGAGATCCCGGCCACGGTTCACGTTAAGGCGGAGAAGGACGGCTCCGACGCTGTCGAATTCGACGCAGTGGTGCGCGTGGATACGCCGGGTGAGGCGGAGTACTTCCGCCACGGCGGCATCCTGCAGTACGTGCTGCGTCAGATGGTCAAGAGCTAACAAGCTTTCGGCCGTCGCTTAAGGGGCCCCGCACGCCGCGGGGCCCCTTCCCCATTTTTCTCGCCCCTTTCTGGAGCCCGAAGGAGCCCCCTCATGCCGATTGTCAGCGATGAAGAGCTGAAGCGCCGCCGCGGCGAGATCATCGACACCGCCCGCGTCTGCTTCGCGCACTACGGCTACGAGGGGGCGACCGTGGCCCGTCTGGAAGAGGCCACCGGCAAGACGCGTGGCGCTATCTTCCACCACTTCGGCGACAAGGAAACACTGTTCCTGGCCATCGCCGAAGCAGACGCGGAGCGGCAGGCCCAGGTGGTCAGCGAACGCGGTTTGGTGGAGGTCATGCGCGGGATGCTCGTGGACCGCACCTCCAACGACTGGTTCACCACCCGCGCC
It includes:
- a CDS encoding TetR/AcrR family transcriptional regulator, with the translated sequence MPIVSDEELKRRRGEIIDTARVCFAHYGYEGATVARLEEATGKTRGAIFHHFGDKETLFLAIAEADAERQAQVVSERGLVEVMRGMLVDRTSNDWFTTRAEILRKLRTDPEFEARWREHQEVLDCAVRERLESNKQMRDDVPVAVVQTYLETVLEGFITKLASGEPVDRLEAMLDVVEQSVRG